A stretch of Halichondria panicea chromosome 1, odHalPani1.1, whole genome shotgun sequence DNA encodes these proteins:
- the LOC135342601 gene encoding uncharacterized protein LOC135342601 → MHFRSTGSITGLRLDMVTSTSVTLTWDAPFSLDLTTAEPDIQYCVDVHSVPGGQLVESTCDIIDTNYTFSTSDQDQLVFTVTPRSNVEGSLNGTSSELVGPPSQANDTITDISPSSSLPESIQPPSIYTIAVSSGVTAVVVLLLLLVIAILTAVVIVKRKQRNHKGDVVVSDGRVDLSSTLPGIEQPNEAYALVLNKNIAYEQTRIPRHNEHTTTIVTTAIAIENIEPSHEYEEVLL, encoded by the exons ATGCACTTTAGGTCCACTGGTTCTATTACTGGACTGAGACTGGACATGGTGACCTCTACTTCAGTGACTCTCACCTGGGATGCTCCCTTCTCTCTAGACCTCACCACAGCTGAGCCAGACATACAGTATTGTGTGGATGTGCACAGTGTCCCTGGAGGACAACTGGTGGAGTCAACATGTGACATCATCGACACTAACTACACTTTCTCTACCAGTGATCAAGACCAGTTAGTATTTACAGTGACACCAAGAAGCAATGTGGAGGGCAGTCTCAATGGAACCTCCAGTGAACTAGTCGGACCTCCTTCGCAAG CTAACGACACGATTACTGACATCTCACCATCGTCATCTCTTCCTGAGTCTATTCAACCACCCTCTATTTATACAATAGCAG TGTCTTCAGGTGTGACTGCTGTGGTAGTTCTACTCCTACTCTTAGTCATTGCCATTTTAACAGCTGTTGTCATAGTGAAACGAAAACAAAGGAACCACAAAG GTGATGTTGTTGTATCAGATGGAAGAGTGGATTTGTCATCAACATTGCCAGGAATTGAGCAGCCTAACGAAGCTTATGCTTTAGTGCTCAATAAGAACATTGCTTATGAGCAGACACGGATACCAAGACACAAtgaacacaccaccaccatcgTCACCACGGCAATAGCAATAGAAAATATTGAGCCAAGTCATGAATACGAAGAAGTATTGCTCTAA